A single genomic interval of Phycisphaerae bacterium harbors:
- a CDS encoding phosphoribosylformylglycinamidine cyclo-ligase, with protein MTEQFSYEKAGVSIETADAAKRRMAASMQSADPRVLNRLGPFASLFAADFPECREPVLVLKMEEPGSKQKLAFQHGRVRSIAYDLIHHLIDDIIVMGAAPLAVLDTIICGKLEPRQVTDMVDAMAEACRLQGCSLVGGETSEQPGVIDAGLYVLAAAIVGVVDRSRIIDGSKIAEGDTVMAVASNGLHTNGYSLVRALLAKDHHLAERRVGDESFLDAILRPHTCYYQPFRGLFGNDGLHGLAHITGGGIEGNLNRVMPDGLGARIDLGQIRILDVFKVIREAGAVSDADMRRTFNLGVGMTMVVAPDAVESIRWHLEGFDLAAYPIGRIERREAKVVFDGALNWQRP; from the coding sequence ATGACCGAACAATTCTCATACGAAAAGGCCGGGGTCAGCATCGAAACGGCGGATGCGGCGAAGCGGCGGATGGCGGCGAGCATGCAGTCGGCCGATCCGCGGGTGCTGAATCGGCTCGGACCGTTCGCGTCGCTGTTCGCAGCGGATTTTCCCGAGTGCCGCGAGCCGGTGCTCGTGTTGAAGATGGAGGAGCCGGGCTCGAAGCAGAAGCTCGCGTTCCAGCACGGCCGCGTGCGGTCGATCGCGTACGACCTGATCCATCACCTGATCGACGATATCATCGTGATGGGGGCGGCGCCGCTGGCGGTGCTCGACACGATCATCTGCGGCAAGCTCGAACCGCGGCAGGTGACCGACATGGTCGACGCGATGGCTGAGGCGTGCCGGTTGCAGGGCTGCAGCCTCGTGGGCGGCGAGACGTCGGAGCAGCCGGGCGTGATCGACGCGGGCCTCTATGTGCTGGCGGCGGCGATCGTGGGCGTGGTGGATCGCTCTAGAATCATCGACGGCTCGAAGATCGCCGAGGGCGATACCGTCATGGCCGTGGCGTCCAACGGCCTGCACACCAACGGCTATTCGCTGGTCCGGGCGCTGCTGGCCAAGGATCATCACCTGGCCGAGCGGCGGGTCGGCGACGAGAGTTTTCTCGACGCGATCCTGCGGCCGCACACCTGCTACTATCAGCCGTTCCGGGGCCTGTTCGGCAACGACGGCCTGCACGGCCTCGCCCACATCACCGGCGGCGGGATCGAGGGGAATCTCAACCGCGTCATGCCCGACGGGCTCGGCGCGCGGATCGACCTGGGACAGATCCGCATCCTCGACGTGTTCAAGGTCATTCGCGAAGCCGGCGCGGTGAGCGACGCCGACATGCGGCGGACGTTCAACCTCGGCGTCGGCATGACGATGGTCGTCGCGCCCGACGCCGTCGAGTCGATCCGCTGGCACCTGGAAGGCTTTGACCTGGCGGCGTATCCGATCGGTCGGATCGAACGGCGCGAGGCGAAGGTCGTTTTTGACGGAGCGCTCAACTGGCAGCGTCCGTGA
- a CDS encoding GNAT family N-acetyltransferase, whose amino-acid sequence MPADAVGILDAFFSRYLGCDLGGTASGETCIVASPRRFAAEVGYGPIFAIWILMTRGRCGASLQQPLAAEAKRILGDDGVGSTLDRECRSALTELVCRAVGRRDVTAVSGPILFCTRESLRPQSLHPCRRVGPGDVPALVRAGLHNDSLAEAIDAGFCFAAWSGGEVACVAATNPIDAVRAADGVADIGINTAAAHRRQGFGKTALSALTAALLEAGCVPVYAASDHNEPSIRTATSVGYVQYAWQFRVQVARQGGCRS is encoded by the coding sequence ATGCCGGCCGACGCGGTTGGGATTCTCGATGCCTTCTTCTCCCGATATCTCGGCTGCGATCTTGGCGGCACTGCATCCGGCGAGACGTGTATCGTCGCCTCGCCGCGGCGATTTGCCGCTGAGGTTGGTTACGGGCCGATCTTCGCGATCTGGATCCTGATGACCCGCGGACGCTGTGGGGCCTCACTCCAACAGCCGCTGGCCGCCGAGGCGAAGCGCATTCTGGGCGATGACGGTGTGGGTTCGACTCTCGATCGCGAATGCCGGTCCGCGCTGACCGAACTGGTCTGCCGGGCCGTCGGTCGCAGGGACGTCACCGCGGTCAGCGGGCCGATCCTTTTCTGCACGCGCGAGTCGCTACGTCCGCAATCGCTCCACCCATGCCGGCGGGTCGGACCCGGCGACGTGCCCGCACTGGTCCGCGCCGGTCTGCACAACGACTCGCTGGCCGAGGCCATCGACGCCGGTTTCTGTTTCGCTGCGTGGTCCGGCGGCGAGGTTGCGTGTGTCGCCGCGACCAATCCCATCGACGCCGTTCGCGCCGCCGACGGCGTCGCGGATATCGGGATTAACACCGCAGCCGCCCACCGCCGCCAAGGTTTTGGCAAGACCGCGCTGTCGGCCCTCACCGCCGCGCTGCTCGAAGCCGGCTGCGTTCCCGTGTACGCCGCCTCGGACCACAACGAGCCTTCCATCCGCACCGCGACGTCGGTAGGATACGTCCAGTACGCGTGGCAGTTCAGGGTTCAAGTCGCTCGTCAGGGTGGTTGCCGATCATGA
- a CDS encoding phosphotransferase — protein sequence MTPDPSPHIDRETATAIVRDHVDRGLGVVDIRPLHGGMINRVEQWFTDGEPASLVAKITEESDHRDFRDEAAALAWYRRNTQFPVPAPYACVSDERYFRGTVLLMETLAGRHLGEARLSAEGMRRVQLQLAGHVADLHRHKQPTYGSALSNAPGFTSWLDCFGPMIERNLHRAAPRLDDRTRQIAGRLIRELDGWLPEFGAPTLVHGDLWSANIMVDDADPDQPTITGFIDGTAAFCEVESELAYLLVFQTADETFFREYRRRHPIREGFDRRCRVYWLNTMLIHVWLFGDSYLPRCRRFAREIERLSS from the coding sequence ATGACGCCCGATCCGTCGCCGCATATCGACCGCGAAACCGCCACCGCGATCGTTCGCGATCACGTCGATCGCGGGCTTGGCGTGGTGGACATCCGCCCGCTGCACGGCGGCATGATCAACCGCGTCGAGCAGTGGTTCACCGACGGCGAACCGGCGAGCCTCGTGGCCAAGATCACAGAGGAGTCCGACCATCGGGACTTTCGCGATGAGGCGGCGGCGCTGGCGTGGTATCGCCGCAACACGCAGTTCCCGGTTCCCGCACCGTACGCCTGCGTATCGGATGAACGGTATTTCCGCGGCACGGTGCTGCTGATGGAGACGCTGGCCGGGCGGCACCTGGGCGAGGCGCGGCTCAGCGCCGAAGGCATGCGTCGCGTCCAACTCCAGCTTGCCGGGCACGTGGCCGATCTGCATCGGCACAAACAGCCGACCTACGGCAGCGCTCTGTCCAATGCGCCCGGCTTTACGAGTTGGCTCGACTGTTTCGGCCCGATGATCGAGAGGAACCTGCACCGCGCGGCGCCGCGTCTGGACGACCGCACGCGGCAAATCGCCGGGCGGCTGATCCGCGAGCTGGACGGCTGGCTGCCGGAGTTCGGCGCTCCGACGCTCGTGCACGGCGACCTGTGGTCGGCCAACATCATGGTCGACGACGCCGATCCGGATCAGCCGACGATCACGGGCTTTATCGACGGCACAGCCGCGTTCTGCGAGGTCGAGTCCGAACTGGCGTACCTGCTGGTGTTCCAGACCGCCGACGAGACGTTCTTTCGCGAGTACCGTCGCCGCCATCCGATTCGCGAGGGTTTCGACCGCCGCTGCCGCGTCTACTGGCTCAACACGATGCTGATCCACGTGTGGCTCTTCGGCGACTCGTACCTGCCGCGGTGCCGGCGGTTCGCCCGGGAAATCGAGCGGCTGTCCTCCTAG
- a CDS encoding HAD family hydrolase: MSEIKGITFDFYYTLAHYWSGRNRGARWQEHLATHKLAADPWHDEMLYRVFHFYADVYHPSMADDQKRFFWKEFTRRLFAACRVRVQTPSEFLRHVEPVREIFGSSCLALYEEAPGVLEELADRGYRMAIISNWHRGLSYFCQELGILDYFDAVVASDEVGAVKPDRRIFDEASKRLSLRPEQIVHVGDNHVDDLQGAEAAGFAAVLLVREHHPNFGRIKACKNLIEFQETLDSRPPAGK, encoded by the coding sequence TTGAGCGAGATCAAGGGCATTACGTTCGATTTCTATTACACGCTGGCCCACTACTGGTCCGGCCGGAACCGCGGCGCCCGCTGGCAGGAGCACCTGGCCACCCACAAGCTCGCCGCCGACCCGTGGCACGACGAGATGCTCTACCGCGTCTTCCACTTCTACGCCGACGTCTACCATCCCAGCATGGCCGACGACCAGAAGCGGTTCTTCTGGAAGGAATTCACCCGCCGGCTCTTCGCCGCCTGCCGGGTCCGGGTCCAGACGCCTTCCGAGTTCCTTCGCCACGTCGAGCCCGTCCGCGAGATATTCGGTTCGTCCTGCCTGGCCCTCTATGAGGAGGCGCCGGGCGTCCTGGAGGAACTGGCCGACCGCGGCTACCGGATGGCGATCATCTCGAACTGGCACCGCGGGTTGTCCTACTTCTGCCAGGAGCTGGGCATCCTGGACTACTTCGACGCGGTCGTCGCCTCGGACGAGGTCGGCGCGGTCAAGCCGGACCGGCGCATCTTCGACGAGGCCAGCAAGCGTCTGAGCCTGCGGCCCGAACAGATCGTCCACGTCGGCGATAACCACGTGGACGACCTGCAGGGGGCTGAGGCGGCTGGGTTCGCCGCCGTCCTGCTGGTCCGCGAGCATCATCCCAATTTCGGGCGGATCAAGGCGTGCAAAAACCTCATCGAGTTTCAGGAGACCCTTGACAGCCGGCCGCCGGCTGGTAAGTAA
- a CDS encoding flotillin family protein: MGTWAIIIGVALLILFSMGMFLASRYKRCPSDRILVIYGKVGGAQSSRCIHGGGTFVWPLIQDYAYMSLTPMTIGIPLQNALSMQNIRINVPSTFTVGVSTDAETMANAAERLLRLGSREIEDMAKEIIFGQLRLTVASLTIEQINQDRESFLTSIRKNVEPELNKIGLYLINVNITDITDSSDYIESIGKKAAAEAINQAKIDVAVQEKLGSIGEAEAVREKEIRVAENLAQADKGKKKADADRRVFVQQQETTATIGEAEANREKEIRVAENVAQSEKGKKKAEADRRVFVQAQEAEAVSGENKAKADIADAEALLAVKQAAALQQAEVAKREAQVEIQKAQYKAEQERLTAEEVVKKEIEKRKIEIAAEAEAERIRREAKGNADAILMKYEAEAEGIRKVLDSKAAGYESLVRSCDGDARAAATLLMIEKIEEIVSRQVEAISNLKIDKITVWDGGGNGDGSSTSNFISSLIRSLPPLHDVAEMAGVDLPKFLGEMADRTAAKPHASRLTDIEENQDRTEL; the protein is encoded by the coding sequence ATGGGAACCTGGGCCATCATTATTGGCGTCGCCCTGCTTATCCTGTTCTCGATGGGAATGTTCCTGGCCTCGCGCTACAAGCGGTGCCCCTCGGACCGGATTCTGGTGATCTACGGCAAGGTGGGCGGGGCCCAGTCGTCGCGGTGCATCCACGGCGGCGGCACGTTCGTCTGGCCGCTGATCCAGGATTACGCGTACATGAGCCTGACGCCTATGACCATTGGCATTCCGCTCCAGAACGCGCTGTCGATGCAGAACATCCGCATCAACGTGCCGAGCACGTTCACCGTCGGCGTCAGCACCGACGCCGAGACCATGGCCAACGCGGCGGAGCGCCTGTTGCGGCTCGGCTCGCGCGAGATCGAGGACATGGCCAAGGAGATCATCTTCGGCCAGTTGCGTCTGACCGTGGCCTCGCTGACCATCGAGCAGATCAACCAGGACCGCGAGAGTTTCCTGACGTCCATCCGCAAGAACGTCGAACCGGAGCTCAACAAGATCGGGTTGTACCTGATCAACGTCAACATCACCGACATCACCGACAGCTCGGACTATATCGAGAGCATCGGCAAGAAGGCGGCGGCCGAGGCGATCAACCAGGCCAAGATCGACGTGGCCGTGCAGGAGAAGCTCGGCTCGATCGGCGAAGCCGAAGCCGTACGCGAGAAGGAAATCCGGGTGGCGGAGAATCTGGCCCAGGCCGACAAGGGCAAGAAGAAGGCCGACGCGGACCGGCGCGTGTTCGTCCAGCAGCAGGAGACCACCGCCACGATCGGCGAGGCCGAGGCCAACCGGGAAAAGGAAATCCGCGTCGCTGAGAACGTGGCCCAGTCGGAGAAGGGCAAAAAGAAGGCCGAAGCCGACCGCCGCGTGTTCGTCCAGGCCCAGGAGGCCGAGGCGGTCTCGGGCGAGAACAAGGCCAAAGCCGACATCGCCGACGCCGAAGCGCTGCTGGCGGTCAAGCAGGCGGCCGCCCTCCAGCAGGCCGAGGTCGCCAAGCGCGAAGCCCAGGTCGAGATCCAGAAGGCCCAGTACAAAGCCGAGCAGGAACGGTTGACCGCGGAAGAGGTGGTCAAGAAGGAGATCGAAAAGCGCAAGATCGAAATCGCCGCCGAGGCCGAAGCCGAGCGCATCCGCCGCGAGGCCAAGGGTAACGCGGACGCGATTTTGATGAAGTACGAAGCCGAGGCTGAGGGTATCCGCAAGGTGCTCGACAGCAAGGCGGCCGGTTACGAGTCGCTGGTCAGGAGTTGCGACGGCGACGCCCGCGCCGCGGCCACGCTGCTGATGATCGAAAAGATCGAGGAGATCGTCAGCCGTCAGGTCGAAGCGATCAGCAACCTCAAGATCGACAAGATCACCGTCTGGGACGGCGGCGGCAACGGCGACGGGTCGTCAACCTCGAACTTCATCTCGAGCCTGATCCGGAGCCTGCCGCCGCTGCACGACGTGGCCGAGATGGCAGGCGTGGATCTGCCCAAGTTCCTCGGCGAGATGGCCGACCGCACCGCGGCCAAGCCGCACGCCTCGCGCCTGACCGACATCGAGGAAAACCAGGACCGGACCGAGCTGTAG
- a CDS encoding polymer-forming cytoskeletal protein, with translation MNNQTISTPGPARPGLSGTMKVLIGCGVGCLVMIVLLVVLLIVLYKVGMSYYNEWVDEFAEQGYRQVMGQTIEVTDPVTEKTLFTAQMVKLIADSQTDVAIIAQGAEVHGRIEGDLHFRGQAITIEPNAVIEGDLEVQAQAVVIHGRVLGQITGSYQAIEDNRPTTATAPATQPASP, from the coding sequence ATGAACAACCAGACCATTTCCACCCCAGGCCCGGCCAGGCCTGGCCTTTCGGGTACGATGAAAGTGCTGATCGGCTGCGGCGTCGGCTGCCTGGTGATGATCGTCCTCCTGGTCGTGCTTCTGATCGTCCTCTACAAGGTCGGCATGAGCTACTACAACGAGTGGGTCGACGAGTTCGCCGAGCAGGGCTATCGCCAGGTGATGGGCCAGACCATCGAAGTGACCGATCCGGTGACGGAAAAGACCCTGTTCACCGCGCAGATGGTCAAGCTGATCGCCGACAGCCAGACCGACGTGGCGATCATCGCCCAAGGGGCCGAAGTGCACGGCCGCATCGAGGGCGATCTGCACTTCCGCGGCCAGGCGATCACCATCGAACCGAACGCCGTTATCGAGGGCGACCTCGAGGTGCAGGCCCAGGCGGTGGTCATCCACGGCCGGGTGCTCGGGCAGATCACCGGGTCCTATCAGGCGATCGAGGACAACCGGCCGACCACGGCGACCGCGCCGGCGACGCAGCCGGCATCGCCGTAG